One Triticum dicoccoides isolate Atlit2015 ecotype Zavitan chromosome 5B, WEW_v2.0, whole genome shotgun sequence genomic window carries:
- the LOC119310206 gene encoding uncharacterized protein LOC119310206, giving the protein MLQRRPSSRKSLFLCIFRSHPTTRAPPRALVDDLQTAVAAAGPPPEAAAPPHNNGAAGVTLERQFTVPAPIYLCSAAANLGSSMRNAGGARVPSWMARLSRQRRCLKSVTAGAWSARRALLPLCCPSSAPIMSAKTARPIPGLGRRGRPPRRITRSLAPAAWTPAASGDACPAVESANG; this is encoded by the exons ATGCTCCAACGCCGGCCGTCCTCGCGCAAGTCCCTTTTCCTCTGTATCTTCAGATCCCATCCCACCACCCGAGCgcctcctcgcgccctcgttgacgATCTGCAGACTGCAGTAGCAGCAGCAGGACCCCCGCCG GAAGCAGCAGCTCCACCGCACAACAACGGCGCTGCGGGTGTCACTCTCGAGCGCCAGTTCACGGTCCCAGCGCCCATCTACCTGTGCAGCGCGGCCGCTAACTTGGGCAGCTCGATGAGGAACGCCGGCGGCGCCCGGGTGCCCTCGTGGATGGCCAGGCTCAGCCGGCAGCGGCGGTGCCTGAAGAGCGTCACCGCCGGTGCGTGGTCCGCGAGGAGGGCCCTGCTGCCGCTGTGTTGCCCGAGCAGCGCGCCCATCATGAGCGCCAAGACAGCTCGCCCCATTCCTGGGCTCGGGCGGCGCGGACGCCCGCCGCGACGCATCACCCGTTCCTTGGCTCCTGCGGCGTGGACGCCGGCGGCAAGCGGCGACGCGTGCCCGGCGGTGGAGAGCGCAAATGGATAA